In Methanonatronarchaeum sp. AMET-Sl, one genomic interval encodes:
- the crtI gene encoding phytoene desaturase family protein gives MNIGIVGAGPGGLSAGMLLASKGFDVEIYERMDRVGSRSSCIEEEGYRFDVGPTFFMMPFIIEEIFGECDKNLHDYVDLIELDPYYQLVFANGDVLKPQKDFTDFRDSIEEMSPVDGDGFDGFMEDNKKKMDRVLPVLQRDYPSHLSILSKEVLSLLPVLRPTTSLWEDLGRHFEDDRIKVAFTFQSKYLGMSPFNCPSMFTILPYIEYNWGIHHVKGGLCNLSKAMAKAFKEMGGKIHLNTTVDRVLVEGREVEGVELSDGETKKHDEVILNSDFAWSMKNLLSNNERMKYTDKKIDGMKYSCSTYMMYLGLDKLYEDLEHHNIFITEDYKENFREIESQKVLPKDPSFYVANPSKTDSTMAPDGHSALYVLVPIPNLKADIDWEEEKTRYRELILDLLKNKAGLLDIEEHIQYEKIITPQDWQEEYNVEYGATFNLAHNLKQMLSFRPRNDFEEYKSMWLVGGGTNPGSGLPTIYESGRITANLINKKYGQK, from the coding sequence ATGAATATTGGTATTGTTGGAGCCGGTCCAGGCGGACTTTCTGCAGGTATGTTATTAGCTAGTAAGGGGTTTGATGTTGAGATCTATGAAAGGATGGATAGAGTTGGGTCTAGAAGTTCATGTATTGAGGAAGAGGGCTATAGGTTTGATGTTGGACCCACCTTTTTTATGATGCCTTTTATTATTGAAGAGATTTTTGGTGAGTGTGATAAAAATCTTCATGATTATGTTGATTTAATTGAGTTGGATCCATATTATCAACTGGTTTTTGCAAATGGGGATGTTTTAAAGCCTCAAAAAGACTTTACAGATTTTAGAGATTCGATTGAGGAAATGAGTCCTGTTGATGGGGATGGGTTTGATGGTTTCATGGAAGACAATAAGAAAAAGATGGATAGGGTTTTACCGGTGCTTCAACGGGACTATCCAAGCCATCTATCTATTTTGTCTAAAGAAGTTTTGTCCTTACTTCCAGTTTTAAGGCCAACAACCAGTTTATGGGAGGATTTGGGTAGACATTTCGAAGATGATCGGATAAAGGTTGCATTTACTTTTCAATCTAAATATCTCGGGATGTCTCCATTTAACTGTCCCTCTATGTTTACTATACTACCATATATTGAGTATAATTGGGGTATACATCACGTGAAAGGTGGGTTATGCAATTTATCGAAAGCTATGGCTAAAGCTTTCAAGGAGATGGGTGGAAAGATACATTTGAACACCACGGTCGACAGGGTTTTGGTTGAGGGCCGTGAGGTTGAGGGTGTTGAGTTGTCGGATGGAGAAACTAAAAAACATGATGAAGTAATCTTAAATTCAGATTTTGCTTGGTCTATGAAAAACTTGTTATCGAATAATGAACGAATGAAGTATACTGACAAAAAAATAGATGGTATGAAATACTCTTGTTCTACATACATGATGTATTTAGGTCTTGATAAGCTATATGAAGACCTTGAACACCACAACATATTCATTACAGAAGACTATAAAGAGAACTTTAGAGAGATAGAAAGCCAGAAAGTGCTTCCCAAAGACCCCTCCTTTTATGTTGCAAATCCATCTAAAACAGATTCTACAATGGCTCCAGATGGACATTCAGCCCTTTATGTATTGGTCCCTATACCAAACTTAAAAGCCGATATAGATTGGGAAGAAGAGAAAACTAGATATAGGGAGTTGATATTGGATCTTTTGAAAAACAAAGCTGGGCTCCTTGATATCGAAGAACATATACAGTACGAGAAGATCATAACACCCCAAGACTGGCAGGAAGAATATAATGTCGAGTATGGAGCGACATTCAACCTAGCTCATAATCTGAAACAGATGCTCTCATTCAGGCCAAGAAATGATTTCGAAGAATACAAATCGATGTGGCTTGTTGGTGGAGGAACAAACCCAGGAAGTGGCCTACCAACCATATACGAATCTGGAAGAATAACGGCAAACCTAATTAACAAAAAATATGGCCAAAAATAA
- a CDS encoding ribbon-helix-helix protein, CopG family: MIVIKQINFRIPMEMDSQIEELSEKFGLSRSEIIRQALTLYFKIIGDLDKLTNIRELSKEEIQITQENIRDVHFINLDSFNISIVISNSSSGGIGPKIHDQVSVDGEVVGSIIARTALIKMLSISAEPTTVLLNFSNEMEETGRNIIQGVNTECKKIGINNVVVGHSEENIKTCQTGVSITAIGLLETNQLIQPEIKKGDKVFCIGHPSVGEDILNMKLPQIEDIKLLQKNKSIKKIIPVGHPGIKKEINNHLSNTELTIQWKNTDIDLNLSAGPTSAVIAITKPKLKQKQIEKRSRIPITEIGKVK; encoded by the coding sequence GTGATAGTTATCAAACAAATTAATTTCCGGATACCAATGGAGATGGATAGCCAGATAGAAGAACTTTCAGAAAAATTCGGTCTATCTAGGTCGGAGATTATACGACAAGCCCTAACATTATACTTCAAAATAATAGGGGACCTTGATAAACTCACAAACATAAGGGAGCTCTCTAAAGAGGAAATCCAAATAACCCAAGAAAACATCAGAGACGTCCATTTCATAAACCTAGATTCTTTTAACATAAGCATAGTAATATCCAACTCATCCTCAGGCGGAATCGGACCAAAAATACACGACCAAGTATCCGTGGACGGAGAGGTTGTAGGGAGCATAATAGCTAGAACAGCATTAATAAAAATGTTATCAATATCGGCAGAACCAACCACAGTACTTCTCAATTTCTCCAACGAAATGGAAGAAACAGGTCGAAACATAATACAAGGAGTCAATACAGAATGTAAGAAAATTGGAATCAACAACGTAGTAGTAGGCCACAGCGAAGAGAACATCAAAACATGTCAAACAGGCGTCTCAATCACTGCAATCGGATTACTAGAAACAAACCAACTAATACAACCTGAAATAAAAAAAGGAGACAAAGTATTCTGTATAGGACATCCATCTGTCGGCGAAGACATACTCAACATGAAACTACCACAAATCGAAGACATAAAACTACTACAAAAAAACAAATCAATTAAAAAAATAATACCCGTCGGACATCCAGGAATCAAAAAAGAGATAAACAACCACCTATCAAACACAGAACTCACAATACAATGGAAAAACACCGACATCGACCTAAACCTATCCGCAGGACCAACATCAGCAGTAATAGCAATAACAAAACCAAAACTCAAACAAAAACAAATAGAAAAACGCTCAAGAATACCCATAACAGAAATAGGAAAAGTAAAATAA